One Borreliella chilensis DNA window includes the following coding sequences:
- a CDS encoding DNA-binding protein, with amino-acid sequence MVIFLKNKYFYLSLIFVIFLFLFVFSGFLFYSKPIIYDISPIPTSHKDIIVIKGSNLGSSTGEININNNYLVKSSIISWNNTEIIFKITEEVNSGLIFVKSESGTSNELFLVISRQVPIKLNGKNIPSIFPEDKIILNANSSTLLQGMNFFSNSSTIKIFLETKDELYTILPQNILNVSENKVEFISPKTLNSGGKLYVLLEDLQSNKVPFFVKDDFFKWSLSDSKQFRIIEEIYFSQDISSNFDSKPEDINFNIFYLRPIENERQKITKYDNEHLDFNIDNLFFKSLKTNKFIFETQVKTHKLNLEFLDTKYLESIEVNRDVNNQEYKTYVQNKRKDYLSYVAVDLMPLDSMILSMTAGNNSVYKLSKAIIDVLTLNFKIVENNLSLKDAIKERKISSSNLMVLTNLLFLKYEIPLRNIVGLYYDSNSLKLNEHLWFEFFLPGVGFVYFDIINAVLFKDSSKYFLNISENYIQYGCKEDHDKNGFFNGYSDSGFLRYKSLTNESYSLIHRFVLEDNL; translated from the coding sequence TTGGTTATTTTTTTAAAAAACAAATATTTTTATTTAAGCTTAATTTTTGTTATTTTTTTATTTTTATTTGTTTTTTCTGGATTTTTATTTTATTCAAAGCCAATTATTTATGATATATCTCCAATTCCCACTTCACACAAGGACATTATTGTTATTAAAGGAAGCAATTTAGGTAGTAGCACGGGAGAGATTAATATTAACAATAATTATTTGGTTAAAAGTAGTATTATTAGTTGGAATAATACTGAGATAATTTTTAAAATTACAGAAGAAGTAAATTCTGGGCTTATTTTTGTAAAAAGTGAGAGTGGGACTAGTAACGAACTTTTTCTAGTGATTAGCAGGCAAGTCCCCATTAAGCTTAATGGGAAAAATATACCTTCGATTTTTCCAGAGGATAAAATAATTTTAAATGCAAATTCTTCAACTTTATTACAAGGTATGAATTTTTTTTCAAATTCTAGTACTATTAAAATTTTTCTTGAAACTAAGGATGAACTTTATACAATTTTGCCTCAAAATATTTTAAATGTTTCTGAGAATAAAGTAGAATTTATTTCTCCTAAAACTTTAAATTCTGGTGGTAAGCTTTATGTTTTATTGGAGGATCTTCAAAGCAATAAAGTTCCATTTTTTGTTAAAGATGATTTTTTCAAATGGTCTTTGAGCGATTCAAAACAGTTTAGAATAATTGAAGAAATTTATTTTTCTCAAGATATCAGTAGCAATTTTGATTCAAAGCCTGAAGACATTAATTTTAATATCTTCTATTTAAGACCAATTGAGAATGAACGTCAAAAAATTACAAAGTACGACAATGAGCATCTTGATTTTAATATTGATAATTTATTTTTTAAAAGCTTGAAGACAAATAAATTTATTTTTGAGACCCAAGTAAAGACTCATAAACTTAATTTGGAATTTTTGGATACTAAATATTTAGAAAGTATTGAGGTTAATAGAGATGTTAATAACCAAGAGTACAAAACATATGTTCAAAACAAAAGAAAAGATTATTTATCTTACGTAGCTGTTGATTTAATGCCGTTAGATTCTATGATTTTATCTATGACGGCTGGGAATAATTCAGTTTATAAGTTGTCTAAAGCAATTATTGATGTTTTGACTTTAAATTTTAAAATTGTTGAGAATAATTTAAGTTTAAAGGATGCTATTAAAGAAAGAAAAATTTCATCTAGCAATTTAATGGTTCTTACGAATTTATTATTTTTAAAGTATGAGATTCCTCTTAGAAATATAGTTGGGCTTTATTATGATTCCAATTCTCTTAAATTAAATGAACATCTTTGGTTTGAATTTTTTTTGCCTGGGGTTGGCTTTGTATATTTTGATATAATAAATGCAGTATTATTTAAGGATAGTTCTAAGTATTTTTTAAATATATCTGAAAACTATATTCAATATGGTTGCAAGGAAGACCACGATAAAAATGGATTTTTTAATGGATATTCAGATTCTGGGTTTTTAAGGTATAAAAGCCTAACAAACGAATCGTATTCTTTAATACATAGATTTGTTTTGGAGGATAATTTATGA
- the glyA gene encoding serine hydroxymethyltransferase (catalyzes the reaction of glycine with 5,10-methylenetetrahydrofolate to form L-serine and tetrahydrofolate): MRDDQIFNLIEKERLREKEHIELIASENFTSLEIRQAVGSILTNKYAEGYPLNRYYGGCSFIDEIESLAISRAKELFGAEYANVQPHSGSQANMAAIMALISPGDRILGMQLSHGGHLTHGSRVNFSGIFFNTYFYGVSRDSEVIDYDEVLKIARDCRPNLIIAGASSYSREIDFKKFREIADDVSAYLLCDIAHISGLIVAGFHNSSIDVAHLTTSTTHKTLRGPRGGIILSGKDFDRLVNFNGKERALFNAVNSTVFPGTQGGPLVHVIAGKAVAFKEALHKNFKEYIANVIRNTKVMAEYFKSEGFRIVSGGTDNHLFLIDLSDLDLTGADAEKLLEGVNITLNKNAIPFDKKSPSLASGIRIGGAAITSRGLNESDSLNVAKFIVRALKTRSDTELKQIKKEVVRFISDFDMP, translated from the coding sequence ATGAGGGATGATCAAATATTTAATTTAATTGAGAAAGAGAGATTAAGAGAAAAAGAACATATTGAGCTTATTGCATCTGAAAATTTTACATCTCTAGAGATAAGGCAGGCTGTTGGGAGTATTTTAACCAATAAATATGCTGAAGGGTATCCTTTGAATCGATATTATGGTGGTTGTTCTTTTATTGATGAGATTGAATCTTTAGCAATTTCAAGAGCCAAAGAGCTTTTTGGCGCAGAGTATGCCAATGTTCAGCCCCATAGCGGTTCTCAGGCCAATATGGCTGCTATAATGGCTCTTATTAGCCCTGGGGACAGGATTCTTGGTATGCAATTGTCTCATGGAGGACATTTAACCCATGGTAGTAGGGTGAATTTTTCTGGCATATTTTTTAATACCTATTTTTATGGTGTTTCTAGAGATTCTGAGGTGATTGATTATGATGAGGTTCTTAAAATAGCTAGAGATTGTAGACCAAATTTAATAATAGCTGGTGCTTCTTCTTATTCTAGAGAAATTGATTTTAAAAAATTTAGAGAAATAGCAGACGATGTTTCTGCTTATCTTTTGTGTGATATTGCCCATATTTCAGGTCTTATTGTCGCTGGCTTTCATAATTCTTCTATTGATGTGGCACATCTTACTACAAGTACTACGCATAAAACTTTAAGAGGACCAAGGGGTGGTATAATACTTTCTGGAAAAGATTTTGACAGATTGGTAAACTTTAATGGGAAAGAGAGAGCTTTGTTTAATGCTGTAAATTCTACAGTTTTTCCTGGAACTCAAGGAGGTCCTTTGGTTCATGTTATTGCGGGTAAGGCTGTTGCATTCAAAGAAGCTCTTCATAAAAATTTTAAAGAATATATTGCCAACGTAATAAGAAATACTAAAGTTATGGCTGAATATTTTAAATCGGAAGGATTTCGGATTGTCAGTGGAGGTACAGACAATCATTTATTTTTGATTGATCTTAGTGATTTAGATCTTACAGGTGCTGATGCTGAGAAATTGCTTGAGGGTGTAAATATTACTTTAAATAAAAATGCCATTCCTTTTGACAAAAAAAGTCCTTCTTTGGCTTCTGGCATTAGAATTGGAGGTGCCGCTATTACTTCAAGGGGCTTGAATGAAAGCGATTCTTTAAATGTTGCTAAATTTATTGTTAGAGCTTTAAAGACAAGGTCTGATACTGAATTAAAACAAATAAAAAAGGAAGTCGTAAGATTTATTAGCGATTTTGATATGCCTTAA
- a CDS encoding molecular chaperone DnaJ, with protein sequence MPSLIRMFFLVLLLIFIFNPILIGMLFILFPFILILFSFLGVFRIYLTRGYSYSRSREFEFYKLSFLLMSKLLSILGTVTGEQLSYVNFIINSLNLSERGKSELYTIFHSAITKNNNADKILYTLKLGYFQHKDLFIWLFASLKEINRLSRHKNLEAEKFISYVGVFLELESDGYEAYKDVNIKIVNPYSVLGLTYSAGDDEVKKAYKSLVIKYHPDKFTNDPIRQKDANDKFIKIQDAYEKICKERNMK encoded by the coding sequence ATGCCAAGCTTGATTAGAATGTTCTTTTTAGTGTTGTTGCTTATTTTTATTTTTAACCCCATTTTAATAGGGATGCTTTTTATATTATTTCCTTTTATTTTAATATTGTTTAGTTTTTTAGGTGTTTTTAGAATATATCTTACAAGAGGTTACTCATATTCTAGGTCTAGAGAGTTTGAATTTTATAAACTTTCATTTTTATTAATGTCTAAATTGCTATCTATTTTGGGAACTGTAACAGGAGAGCAGCTAAGCTATGTTAATTTTATTATTAATTCTTTGAATTTGTCTGAACGCGGTAAATCAGAATTGTATACTATCTTTCATTCTGCTATTACTAAGAATAATAATGCGGATAAAATTTTGTATACTCTTAAGCTCGGTTATTTCCAGCATAAAGATCTTTTTATATGGCTTTTTGCTTCTCTTAAAGAAATTAACAGACTTTCTAGGCATAAAAACTTAGAAGCTGAAAAATTTATTTCTTATGTTGGGGTTTTTCTTGAGCTTGAATCTGATGGTTATGAAGCTTATAAAGATGTTAATATTAAAATTGTAAATCCTTATAGTGTTTTGGGTTTGACTTACAGTGCTGGTGATGACGAGGTTAAAAAGGCTTATAAAAGCCTTGTTATAAAATATCATCCTGATAAGTTTACAAATGATCCTATAAGACAAAAAGATGCAAATGATAAATTTATTAAAATTCAAGATGCTTATGAAAAGATTTGCAAAGAAAGAAATATGAAGTAA
- a CDS encoding membrane protein produces the protein MKDNILYKLIIFLTTSVSIFAADALKENDIFKINPWIPTFGFENTSEFRFDIDELVPGFENKSKITIKLKPFETNPELGKDDPFSAYIKVEDLALKADGKKGDQFKIDVGDITSQINIYDFFIKISTMTDFDFNKESLFSFAPMTGFKSTYYGFPSNDRAVRGTIIARGTSKSIGTIQLGYKLPQLDLTFAIGGTGTGNRNQENDKDTPYNKTYQGILYGIQATWKPIKNLLDQEENTESVIAETPFELNFGLSGAYGNETFNNSSIAYSLKDKSVVDNDLLSPTLSNSAILASLGAQYKFGLTKINNKNTYLILQMGTDFGIDPFASDFSVFGHISKAANSKKGIASDPSKKAEDIFDPKDNALNFSKNQELGIAFSAGASIGFAWNKVDGKKESWKIKGSDSYSTRLFGEQDKKSGVALGISYGQNLYRSKDTEKKLKTISENAFQSLNVEISSYEDNKKGLVNGLGWITSIGLYDILRQKSVENYPTAIPNTNPNNQSQQSSSTSTQTLTPNLTFENAMKIGMALYFDYAIPIASISTEAYVVPYIGAYLLGPSNKISSDATKIYLKTGLSLEKLIRFTTISLGWDSNNIIELANKNTNNAAIGSAFLQFKIAYSGS, from the coding sequence ATGAAAGATAATATCTTATATAAATTGATTATATTTTTAACTACATCTGTATCAATATTTGCAGCAGATGCATTAAAAGAAAATGATATATTTAAAATAAACCCATGGATACCTACATTTGGATTTGAAAACACAAGTGAGTTCAGATTCGATATAGATGAACTTGTTCCTGGGTTTGAAAATAAAAGCAAAATTACTATTAAACTTAAACCATTTGAAACTAATCCCGAATTAGGTAAAGACGACCCATTCTCAGCTTATATTAAAGTAGAAGATCTTGCATTAAAAGCAGACGGCAAAAAAGGTGATCAATTTAAAATTGATGTGGGAGATATTACATCCCAAATCAATATATACGATTTTTTTATTAAAATAAGCACTATGACAGATTTTGACTTTAATAAAGAATCTTTATTTAGTTTTGCACCTATGACTGGATTTAAAAGCACTTATTATGGATTTCCAAGCAATGATAGAGCAGTACGGGGAACAATTATTGCAAGAGGAACTTCTAAAAGCATAGGAACAATCCAGCTGGGATACAAACTTCCACAACTCGACCTTACATTTGCAATAGGGGGAACAGGCACAGGGAACAGAAATCAAGAAAATGACAAAGACACCCCATACAATAAGACTTATCAAGGAATACTTTATGGAATTCAAGCAACATGGAAGCCAATAAAAAACCTACTTGATCAAGAAGAAAATACTGAATCTGTAATTGCAGAAACACCTTTTGAATTAAATTTTGGCTTATCAGGGGCTTATGGAAATGAAACATTCAACAACTCATCAATAGCGTACTCTTTAAAAGATAAATCTGTAGTTGATAACGATTTATTAAGTCCAACTTTATCAAATTCTGCCATTTTAGCATCTCTGGGAGCTCAATATAAATTTGGACTAACAAAAATCAATAATAAAAATACCTATCTTATTTTACAAATGGGTACTGATTTTGGCATAGATCCTTTTGCAAGCGATTTTTCTGTATTTGGACATATATCAAAAGCAGCAAATTCCAAAAAAGGAATAGCCTCAGATCCTAGCAAAAAAGCCGAAGATATATTTGATCCAAAAGACAATGCTCTTAATTTCAGCAAAAATCAAGAACTAGGAATTGCGTTCTCAGCAGGAGCAAGCATAGGATTTGCTTGGAATAAAGTCGATGGCAAGAAAGAATCTTGGAAGATTAAGGGATCTGACTCCTACAGCACAAGACTATTTGGAGAACAAGACAAAAAATCTGGAGTTGCACTAGGAATAAGCTACGGACAAAATCTTTACAGATCCAAGGATACAGAAAAAAAATTAAAAACCATATCAGAAAATGCATTTCAAAGCTTAAATGTTGAAATCTCAAGCTATGAAGACAATAAAAAAGGGCTTGTGAATGGACTAGGATGGATAACATCTATCGGTCTTTATGACATTTTAAGACAAAAATCTGTAGAAAACTACCCTACAGCAATTCCAAACACTAATCCAAACAATCAAAGCCAACAAAGTTCATCAACAAGCACACAAACTTTAACTCCTAATTTGACATTTGAGAATGCAATGAAAATCGGTATGGCTTTATATTTTGATTATGCAATCCCAATAGCATCCATCTCAACAGAAGCATATGTAGTACCCTATATTGGAGCATACCTTTTAGGACCTTCTAATAAAATCTCAAGCGATGCTACAAAAATTTATTTAAAAACAGGGCTTAGTCTTGAAAAACTAATAAGATTTACAACAATTTCTCTTGGATGGGATTCAAATAACATTATAGAACTTGCTAATAAAAACACAAATAATGCCGCTATTGGTAGTGCTTTCTTGCAATTCAAAATAGCCTACAGTGGAAGCTAA
- a CDS encoding lactate permease, producing MNSYDFITALVPIILIIIGLGIIKKPAYYVIPISLITTIAIVIFYKNLGMVNTSLAILEGTLMGIWPIATVIIAAIFTYKMSEDQKDIETIKNILSSVSSDKRIIVLLVAWGFGNFLEGVAGYGTAVAIPVSILIAMGFEPFFACLICLIMNTSSTAYGSVGIPIISLAQATNLDVNILSSDIALQLILPTLTIPFVLVILTGGGIKGLKGIFLLTLLSGMSMAISQIFISKTLGPELPAILGSILSMTITIVYAKLFRNEYANNCQSKNTSTMPLSKGIIACSPYILIVVFIILVSPLFNKIHEYLKTFQSTISVYPEANPLHFKWIISPGFLIILATVISYSIRGIPISKQLKIFLLTLKKMALSSFIIICIVAISRLMTHSGMIRDLANGISIITGKFGPLFSPLIGAIGTFLTGSDTVSNVLFGPLQTQMAENIGTNPYWLAAANTTGATGGKMISPQNITIAATTAGLIGQEGKLLSKTIIYALCYILATGLLVYLI from the coding sequence ATGAATTCTTACGATTTTATAACGGCTTTGGTGCCTATAATCCTAATAATTATTGGACTTGGCATAATAAAAAAACCTGCTTACTATGTAATACCTATATCACTAATAACTACTATTGCTATAGTTATATTTTATAAAAACTTAGGAATGGTAAACACAAGTCTTGCAATACTTGAAGGCACCCTAATGGGAATATGGCCAATAGCAACCGTTATTATTGCCGCCATATTCACATACAAAATGTCAGAAGATCAAAAAGATATTGAGACTATTAAAAATATATTATCAAGTGTATCTTCTGATAAAAGAATTATAGTCTTACTAGTAGCATGGGGATTTGGGAACTTCTTAGAAGGAGTTGCTGGATACGGAACTGCCGTTGCAATCCCCGTATCAATATTAATAGCAATGGGATTTGAACCATTTTTTGCCTGCTTAATTTGTTTGATAATGAATACCTCATCAACCGCTTATGGATCTGTGGGAATCCCCATAATATCTTTAGCTCAAGCAACCAACTTAGATGTTAACATACTTTCATCTGATATTGCATTGCAACTAATACTCCCAACCTTAACAATACCTTTTGTATTGGTAATTCTTACAGGAGGGGGCATTAAAGGATTAAAAGGAATATTCCTTCTTACCCTACTCTCAGGAATGTCAATGGCAATATCTCAAATATTTATATCAAAAACTCTGGGTCCAGAACTTCCTGCAATACTTGGAAGCATCCTTTCTATGACAATAACAATAGTTTATGCAAAGCTTTTTAGAAATGAATACGCTAACAATTGCCAAAGCAAGAATACGAGCACAATGCCCCTTTCAAAAGGAATTATTGCTTGTTCACCCTACATTTTAATAGTGGTATTTATAATCCTTGTATCTCCTCTTTTTAACAAAATTCATGAATACCTAAAAACTTTTCAAAGCACTATTAGCGTTTACCCAGAAGCAAATCCCTTACACTTCAAATGGATCATATCTCCGGGTTTCTTGATTATACTTGCCACAGTAATATCCTATTCAATACGGGGGATCCCAATATCAAAACAACTAAAAATATTCTTGCTAACCTTAAAAAAAATGGCATTATCTTCATTTATCATCATATGCATCGTTGCAATATCAAGATTGATGACACATAGTGGAATGATAAGAGATCTTGCTAATGGAATCTCAATAATAACAGGTAAATTTGGCCCATTATTTAGCCCACTAATTGGAGCTATTGGTACATTCTTAACAGGAAGTGACACAGTTTCAAATGTTCTTTTTGGACCTTTGCAAACACAAATGGCAGAAAATATTGGAACAAATCCTTACTGGCTTGCAGCAGCAAATACAACAGGAGCAACTGGAGGAAAAATGATTTCTCCTCAAAACATCACAATAGCAGCAACAACTGCCGGATTAATTGGGCAAGAAGGCAAACTTTTATCAAAAACAATAATTTACGCTTTATGTTACATTTTAGCAACAGGACTGTTGGTTTATTTAATATAA
- a CDS encoding chemotaxis protein CheD (catalyzes the conversion of glutamine residues to glutamate on methyl-accepting chemotaxis receptors), whose translation MLNHFNFKFKRDVTIIVPGEAFVSNKRVISTILGSCVSVVLYDESVNLIGMNHYVLVKSDLDISPAQRGRYGVYAIPMLINAMLENGANKSNLKAKLFGGTNFMAKGSVKVGLENSEFAINTLNKYRIPILAKDFDQSKSRKIFAFPENFKVIVEYPDGAKVF comes from the coding sequence ATGTTAAATCATTTTAATTTTAAATTTAAACGAGATGTTACAATAATAGTTCCGGGCGAAGCTTTTGTTTCAAACAAAAGAGTTATTTCTACAATTCTTGGTTCTTGTGTTTCTGTTGTACTTTATGACGAATCAGTCAATTTAATTGGAATGAACCATTATGTTCTAGTTAAGTCAGATCTTGATATATCTCCTGCTCAAAGGGGAAGATATGGGGTTTATGCTATTCCTATGTTAATAAATGCAATGTTAGAAAATGGAGCTAATAAGAGTAATCTTAAGGCTAAGCTTTTTGGCGGTACGAATTTTATGGCAAAAGGGTCAGTTAAAGTGGGTCTTGAAAATTCAGAGTTTGCTATTAATACATTAAATAAGTATCGTATTCCAATCTTAGCTAAAGATTTTGATCAATCTAAGTCGAGAAAGATTTTTGCTTTTCCTGAAAACTTTAAAGTTATTGTGGAATATCCAGATGGAGCAAAGGTTTTTTAA
- a CDS encoding ATPase AAA: MIDDFFKSALNQFQYEAVTTIEGALLIIAGAGSGKTRVVTHRIAYLLLKGIAQKEILALTFTNKAANEMKDRIKEILRSPLSNLMVSTFHAFGLFFLKENYRLLGYRKNFSIYDDNDRVSLLKEILLDEGLFNKKVSLKSLSNVISLLKNEIITFNDLKEEDINVFRLYEERLKLYNAFDFDDLILKPKELLSNNFDISNKYSKRYKYVLIDEFQDTSLIQYNFIRLLINHNNLCCVGDDDQSIYSWRGASYNNMLQFEKDYNVKEIKLEQNYRSAKNILDVANSVILNNKNRKEKTLWSSKVCSKVIDVFIFEDEIQESEFVVNQIIKLSRQEDFQFKKIGVLMRTNALFRNIEMIFRRQGIKYKVSGGTSFFQRKEIKDIISYLNLIINPKSDYDLLRIINVPRRGIGKEYLKKIRNIADKKGCCIYDALCDIVFSFANASGYDRALNKQVIESIEDFVSFIEEYQYKFSITKSTYSTVIKEMVESIEYWGFLVSENPNSIKVAEYKYQNIEAFLSIIKNWESRQFGELRDLGSFLNYIVLQSKEESEGVENININLMTVHSAKGLEFDYVFFIAVEDNIIPHHRIIEDSEVGVEEERRVFYVALTRAKDALTITMANKRKKDRQIFDQLPSRFISEIPKEFLNFNYYADFVENKA; the protein is encoded by the coding sequence TTGATTGATGATTTTTTTAAAAGCGCTCTCAATCAATTTCAATATGAAGCAGTTACTACTATTGAAGGCGCTCTTTTAATTATTGCTGGTGCTGGTAGTGGAAAAACAAGGGTTGTTACTCATAGAATAGCTTATTTGCTTTTAAAAGGAATTGCTCAGAAGGAAATTTTAGCCTTAACTTTTACCAACAAGGCGGCTAATGAAATGAAAGATAGGATTAAAGAAATTTTGAGAAGTCCTCTTAGTAATCTTATGGTTTCTACTTTTCATGCTTTTGGACTTTTCTTTTTAAAAGAAAATTATAGATTATTGGGATATAGGAAAAATTTTAGTATTTATGACGATAATGATAGAGTTTCTCTTCTTAAAGAGATTTTACTTGATGAGGGTCTTTTTAATAAAAAAGTTTCTTTGAAGTCACTTAGTAATGTTATTTCACTTTTAAAAAATGAGATTATTACTTTTAATGATTTAAAAGAAGAAGATATAAATGTTTTCAGGCTTTATGAAGAGAGATTAAAACTTTATAATGCTTTTGATTTTGATGATTTGATTTTAAAACCAAAAGAATTGTTGAGTAATAATTTTGATATTAGTAATAAATATTCTAAAAGGTATAAGTATGTTTTGATTGACGAATTTCAAGATACTTCTTTGATTCAATATAATTTTATTCGCCTTTTGATAAATCATAACAATTTGTGTTGTGTTGGAGATGATGATCAATCAATATATTCTTGGCGTGGGGCTAGTTACAATAATATGCTTCAGTTTGAAAAAGATTACAATGTTAAAGAAATAAAGCTTGAACAAAATTATCGTTCTGCAAAAAATATTTTAGATGTTGCTAATTCTGTTATTTTAAATAATAAAAATAGAAAAGAAAAGACTTTGTGGTCTTCAAAGGTGTGTAGCAAAGTTATAGATGTTTTTATATTTGAGGATGAAATTCAAGAATCTGAGTTTGTTGTAAATCAAATCATAAAACTTTCAAGGCAAGAAGATTTTCAATTTAAAAAGATAGGAGTTCTTATGAGAACCAATGCTCTTTTTAGAAATATTGAGATGATTTTTAGAAGACAAGGCATAAAATATAAAGTTTCTGGGGGAACATCTTTTTTTCAGAGAAAGGAAATAAAAGATATTATTTCTTATTTAAATTTGATAATAAATCCTAAAAGTGATTATGATTTGCTTAGAATCATAAATGTTCCAAGAAGAGGTATTGGTAAAGAATATTTGAAGAAAATTAGAAATATTGCTGACAAAAAGGGTTGTTGTATTTATGATGCTCTTTGTGATATTGTTTTTTCTTTTGCAAATGCTTCTGGTTACGATAGGGCTTTAAATAAGCAAGTAATTGAAAGTATAGAAGATTTTGTATCTTTTATTGAAGAGTATCAGTATAAATTTAGTATAACGAAAAGTACATATTCTACTGTAATTAAAGAAATGGTAGAAAGTATTGAATATTGGGGATTTTTAGTTAGTGAAAATCCAAATTCAATCAAAGTAGCCGAATATAAATATCAAAATATAGAAGCGTTTTTAAGCATAATTAAAAATTGGGAATCCAGGCAATTTGGAGAATTGAGAGATTTAGGTAGTTTTTTAAACTATATAGTTCTTCAATCTAAGGAAGAGAGTGAAGGTGTTGAAAATATTAATATTAATTTAATGACAGTTCATTCCGCTAAAGGTTTAGAATTTGATTATGTATTTTTTATTGCTGTTGAAGATAATATTATTCCGCATCATAGAATAATTGAAGATAGTGAGGTTGGCGTGGAAGAAGAGAGACGAGTTTTTTATGTTGCATTAACTCGTGCAAAAGATGCTCTTACTATTACTATGGCCAATAAACGGAAAAAAGATAGGCAAATTTTTGACCAACTGCCTTCAAGATTTATTTCAGAAATTCCTAAAGAGTTTCTAAATTTTAATTATTATGCAGATTTTGTTGAAAATAAAGCTTAA